A window of Bacteroidota bacterium contains these coding sequences:
- a CDS encoding CocE/NonD family hydrolase, whose amino-acid sequence MLRKLLLVGFLFSFFLSNAQTDQDSAWIKDNYTKKEIYIPMRDGTKLFTSIYAPKDRSEKHPILMNRTPYSCSPYGESNWRGFWGSHWKYYMRENYIIVLQDVRGRWMSEGEFEDVRPFIKDKKTNTDIDEASDTYDAIDWLIKNQPDNNGNVGVFGISYPGFYSTMAAASGHPALKAVSPQAPVTEWFLGDDFHHNGAFFQMDGFSFYPSFGKPRPKPTTMGSPGYDFKIKDNYEFYLKAGSLKNLANMIGDSIKFWHEMYKHPNYDDWWKARNARTAMYNIKPAMLVVGGLFDAEDCYGAWNLYKAIEKQSPGTDNKLVMGPWSHGQWSSRDGSQLGNVRFGANTSIWYQNNIEIPFFNYYLKGKGSNPNFAEALIFFSGVNEWKKLPQWPPALMNETPIYFGANGKLDWNKQAGKNIFSEYVSDPAHPVPYTEDVHQNRTAAYMTDDQRFASRRTDVLTFQTNVLTEDLTLAGPVIADLLVSITGTDADFVVKLIDVFPDDFQYPAPRTGSYLMGGYQMLVRGEIMRGKYRNSFETPSPFTPNKIERVKFDLPDVAHTFQKGHRLMIQVQSSWFPLADRNPQKFVNIYECSEADFQKATIRLYHDGTNSSSISLPVLK is encoded by the coding sequence CAGGATAGTGCATGGATAAAGGACAACTACACAAAAAAAGAAATTTACATACCCATGCGGGATGGAACAAAATTATTCACTTCCATTTACGCACCAAAAGACAGAAGTGAAAAACATCCTATTCTGATGAACCGTACACCTTACTCATGTTCACCCTATGGTGAAAGTAACTGGCGGGGATTCTGGGGTAGTCATTGGAAATATTATATGCGTGAAAATTATATCATCGTATTACAGGATGTTCGTGGCCGTTGGATGAGTGAAGGTGAATTTGAAGATGTAAGACCATTTATAAAAGACAAAAAAACAAATACTGATATAGATGAAGCAAGTGATACTTATGATGCTATTGACTGGCTGATAAAAAATCAACCCGATAATAATGGCAATGTTGGTGTATTTGGAATTTCTTATCCCGGTTTTTATTCTACGATGGCTGCTGCCTCAGGTCATCCTGCGTTGAAAGCAGTCAGTCCACAGGCGCCGGTTACCGAATGGTTTTTAGGAGATGACTTCCATCATAATGGTGCATTTTTCCAAATGGATGGTTTTAGCTTTTATCCCAGTTTTGGAAAACCAAGACCTAAGCCAACCACAATGGGTTCACCGGGATATGATTTTAAGATAAAAGACAACTATGAATTTTATTTAAAAGCAGGCTCATTGAAAAACCTGGCTAATATGATTGGCGACAGTATTAAATTCTGGCATGAGATGTATAAACACCCCAACTATGATGATTGGTGGAAAGCAAGAAATGCAAGAACGGCTATGTATAATATCAAACCAGCTATGCTTGTTGTAGGTGGTTTGTTTGATGCAGAAGATTGTTATGGTGCATGGAATCTTTATAAAGCGATTGAAAAGCAAAGTCCGGGTACAGATAATAAATTAGTAATGGGCCCATGGAGCCACGGACAATGGAGCAGCCGCGATGGAAGTCAACTTGGTAATGTGAGGTTTGGCGCCAATACTTCTATCTGGTATCAGAACAATATTGAAATTCCTTTCTTTAATTATTATCTGAAAGGAAAAGGTTCGAATCCAAATTTTGCAGAAGCTCTTATATTTTTCAGCGGAGTTAATGAATGGAAAAAATTACCTCAATGGCCACCTGCATTAATGAATGAAACACCAATTTATTTTGGAGCCAATGGAAAACTGGATTGGAATAAACAGGCTGGTAAAAATATTTTCAGCGAATATGTAAGTGATCCTGCTCACCCGGTTCCTTATACAGAAGATGTGCATCAAAACAGAACTGCTGCATATATGACCGATGACCAGCGGTTTGCTTCACGAAGAACAGATGTACTTACATTTCAAACTAATGTGCTGACGGAAGATTTGACATTGGCAGGTCCAGTGATTGCAGATCTATTAGTAAGCATTACAGGAACAGATGCTGACTTTGTTGTAAAACTCATTGATGTTTTTCCTGACGACTTTCAGTATCCGGCTCCCAGAACTGGTAGTTATTTAATGGGTGGTTATCAAATGCTGGTTCGTGGCGAAATAATGCGTGGCAAATACAGGAACAGTTTTGAGACCCCCTCTCCTTTTACACCGAATAAAATAGAAAGAGTAAAATTCGATTTGCCTGATGTTGCTCATACTTTTCAAAAAGGACACAGGCTAATGATACAGGTGCAAAGCAGCTGGTTCCCATTAGCAGACCGCAATCCACAGAAATTTGTGAATATTTATGAATGCAGTGAAGCTGATTTTCAGAAAGCAACAATTCGTCTCTATCATGACGGTACCAACAGCAGCAGTATTAGTTTACCTGTATTGAAATAA